In a genomic window of Caloenas nicobarica isolate bCalNic1 chromosome 1, bCalNic1.hap1, whole genome shotgun sequence:
- the GPALPP1 gene encoding GPALPP motifs-containing protein 1 isoform X1, producing MSRQLIGPALPPGFPRCAPPDPDEDCGQVAGPALPPGYKSSCSSETSDSDDNLESLPLPRDTNGDSEEETGGDPAPKKPKTIQEDDDDDGFFGPALPPGFKKQDDSPGRPIIGPALPPGFRKPSQDTGNSRCSIGPSASPEFHTQVTDSSEEEDNLIGPMPAKEPVESDVAKEFERRAQRMKEKLSSADSNEPKQVTRESWMTELPPELKSFGFGPRTFKRRADDKSGDRSIWTDTPADRERKAKEREEAKKSTSKDNEGTVLSGRDKRFVEQVTSYNESRRSESLMDIHQKKLKSKTSEEKNKPQERRPFDRDQDLKVNRFDEAQKKALLRKSRDLNTKFEHSKGNMFL from the exons TTGCAGGACCAGCACTGCCTCCAGGCTATAAAAGCAGCTGTAGCTCAGAAACTTCTGATAGCGATGACAACTTGGAATCTCTTCCTCTACCCAGAGACACAAATGGAGATTCTGAAGAGGAGACAGGAGGAGATCCAGCACCCAA AAAGCCAAAAACCATTCAGGAGGACGATGATGATGACGGCTTTTTTGGgcctgctcttcctcctggcTTTAAAAAACAGGATGATTCTCCAGGGAG gcCCATTATAGGTCCTGCATTACCACCTGGCTTTAGGAAACCTTCTCAGGACACTGGGAATAGTAGATGTTCCATAGGACCGTCTGCTTCACCAGAATTCCATACCCAG gtAACAGATAGTAGTGAGGAGGAAGACAATCTTATAGGCCCAATGCCTGCAAAAGAACCAGTGGAGTCTGATGTGGCTAAAGAATTTGAACGAAGAGCTCagagaatgaaggaaaaacttAGTTCAGCAGACAGT AATGAACCTAAGCAAGTTACCAGGGAATCATGGATGACAGAACTTCCACCTGAATTGAAAAGCTTTGGATTTGGCCCAAGAACATTCAAGAGAAGAGCTGATGACAAATCAGGTGACAGATCTATTTGGACAGATACTCCAGctgacagggagagaaaagccAAG gaaagagaagaggcaAAAAAGTCAACCAGTAAGGACAATGAAGGAACTGTATTATCTGGGAGAGACAAGAGATTTGTTGAGCAGGTGACTTCATACAAT GAGTCAAGGAGGTCAGAATCTCTCATGGACATACATCAGAAAAAGCTAAAGAGCAAAACATCCGAAGAAAAGAACAAACCTCAAGAAAGAAGGCCGTTTGACCGAGACCAGGATCTCAAAGTCAATCGGTTTGACGAAGCACAAAAGAAAGCTCTCTTAAGAAAATCCAGAGATCTGAATACTAAATTTGAGCACAGTAAAGGCAACATGTTTTTATAA
- the GPALPP1 gene encoding GPALPP motifs-containing protein 1 isoform X2 produces MSRQLIGPALPPGFPRCAPPDPDEDCGQGPALPPGYKSSCSSETSDSDDNLESLPLPRDTNGDSEEETGGDPAPKKPKTIQEDDDDDGFFGPALPPGFKKQDDSPGRPIIGPALPPGFRKPSQDTGNSRCSIGPSASPEFHTQVTDSSEEEDNLIGPMPAKEPVESDVAKEFERRAQRMKEKLSSADSNEPKQVTRESWMTELPPELKSFGFGPRTFKRRADDKSGDRSIWTDTPADRERKAKEREEAKKSTSKDNEGTVLSGRDKRFVEQVTSYNESRRSESLMDIHQKKLKSKTSEEKNKPQERRPFDRDQDLKVNRFDEAQKKALLRKSRDLNTKFEHSKGNMFL; encoded by the exons GACCAGCACTGCCTCCAGGCTATAAAAGCAGCTGTAGCTCAGAAACTTCTGATAGCGATGACAACTTGGAATCTCTTCCTCTACCCAGAGACACAAATGGAGATTCTGAAGAGGAGACAGGAGGAGATCCAGCACCCAA AAAGCCAAAAACCATTCAGGAGGACGATGATGATGACGGCTTTTTTGGgcctgctcttcctcctggcTTTAAAAAACAGGATGATTCTCCAGGGAG gcCCATTATAGGTCCTGCATTACCACCTGGCTTTAGGAAACCTTCTCAGGACACTGGGAATAGTAGATGTTCCATAGGACCGTCTGCTTCACCAGAATTCCATACCCAG gtAACAGATAGTAGTGAGGAGGAAGACAATCTTATAGGCCCAATGCCTGCAAAAGAACCAGTGGAGTCTGATGTGGCTAAAGAATTTGAACGAAGAGCTCagagaatgaaggaaaaacttAGTTCAGCAGACAGT AATGAACCTAAGCAAGTTACCAGGGAATCATGGATGACAGAACTTCCACCTGAATTGAAAAGCTTTGGATTTGGCCCAAGAACATTCAAGAGAAGAGCTGATGACAAATCAGGTGACAGATCTATTTGGACAGATACTCCAGctgacagggagagaaaagccAAG gaaagagaagaggcaAAAAAGTCAACCAGTAAGGACAATGAAGGAACTGTATTATCTGGGAGAGACAAGAGATTTGTTGAGCAGGTGACTTCATACAAT GAGTCAAGGAGGTCAGAATCTCTCATGGACATACATCAGAAAAAGCTAAAGAGCAAAACATCCGAAGAAAAGAACAAACCTCAAGAAAGAAGGCCGTTTGACCGAGACCAGGATCTCAAAGTCAATCGGTTTGACGAAGCACAAAAGAAAGCTCTCTTAAGAAAATCCAGAGATCTGAATACTAAATTTGAGCACAGTAAAGGCAACATGTTTTTATAA